In a genomic window of Bradyrhizobium sp. LLZ17:
- a CDS encoding TfoX/Sxy family protein, whose product MDREFLIDLFADFGPVTIRKMFSGYGISADGINFALALRAGLFFRADEQTIPNYEAEGSKPFQYSTRAKTVVVNSYWELPARLFDDSEDLVRWARAALAAAQRAKVKKRPKAVKVAKKAANNPAKKRVARKAAKSSVRKVGKATRPP is encoded by the coding sequence ATGGACCGCGAATTCCTGATCGACCTGTTCGCCGATTTCGGCCCGGTCACGATCCGCAAAATGTTTTCCGGCTACGGCATCTCCGCCGACGGCATCAACTTCGCGCTTGCTTTGCGCGCCGGCCTGTTCTTCCGCGCCGACGAGCAGACCATCCCGAATTACGAGGCCGAAGGCTCAAAACCATTCCAGTATTCGACGCGCGCCAAGACCGTGGTGGTGAACTCCTACTGGGAGCTGCCGGCGCGCCTGTTCGACGATTCCGAGGATCTCGTACGTTGGGCGAGGGCCGCGCTCGCTGCCGCCCAGCGCGCCAAGGTGAAGAAGCGGCCGAAGGCGGTGAAGGTCGCGAAGAAGGCCGCGAACAATCCCGCGAAGAAGAGAGTGGCTAGGAAGGCAGCGAAGAGCTCGGTTCGT
- a CDS encoding iron-sulfur cluster assembly accessory protein → MRLTDAAAQRISELTQRADSEIVGLRVGVKNGGCAGQSYTVEYAHDVRPTDEVVEDKGVKILVDPKAVLFLLGTEMDYKADKMQAQFVFNNPNQISACGCGESVELRPAKIDG, encoded by the coding sequence ATGCGGCTGACCGATGCCGCCGCCCAGCGCATCAGCGAGCTGACCCAGCGCGCCGACTCGGAGATCGTCGGCCTGCGCGTCGGCGTGAAGAACGGCGGCTGTGCCGGCCAGTCCTACACGGTCGAATACGCCCATGACGTCCGCCCGACCGACGAGGTGGTCGAGGACAAGGGCGTCAAGATCCTGGTCGATCCCAAGGCCGTGCTGTTCCTGCTGGGGACCGAGATGGACTACAAGGCCGACAAGATGCAGGCCCAGTTCGTCTTCAACAACCCCAACCAGATCTCCGCCTGCGGTTGCGGCGAGTCGGTCGAGCTGCGCCCGGCCAAGATCGACGGGTAG
- a CDS encoding cysteine desulfurase yields MSTHPAVKNGAYDVARVRQDFPALAMQVYGKPLVYLDNAASAQKPQVVLDRMTQAYTSEYANVHRGLHYLANAATEAYEGGRIKVAQFINAPRPEEVIFTRNATEAINLVASSWGEPNIKAGDEIVISIMEHHSNIVPWHFLRERHGAVIKWAPVDDEGNFLIDEFEKLLTAKTKLVAITQMSNALGTIVPVKDVVKIAHARGIPVLVDGSQGAVHLPVDVQDIGCDFYVFTGHKVYGPTGIGVLWAKYDHLVAMRPYNGGGEMIREVSREIVTYGDPPHKFEAGTPAIVEAVGIGAAIDYVNSIGKERIAAHEHDLVTYAQGRLREINSLRLIGTARGKGPVISFELKGAHAHDVATVIDRQGIAVRAGTHCVMPLLERFNVTATCRASFGMYNTREEVDHLAQALLKARDLFA; encoded by the coding sequence ATGAGCACGCATCCGGCAGTCAAGAACGGCGCCTATGATGTCGCCCGCGTGCGCCAGGATTTCCCGGCGCTCGCCATGCAGGTCTACGGCAAGCCGCTGGTCTATCTCGACAACGCCGCATCCGCGCAGAAGCCGCAAGTCGTGCTCGATCGCATGACGCAGGCCTATACGAGCGAATACGCCAACGTGCATCGTGGGCTGCACTATCTCGCCAACGCCGCGACCGAAGCCTATGAGGGCGGCCGCATCAAGGTCGCGCAGTTCATCAACGCCCCGCGACCTGAGGAAGTGATCTTCACCCGCAACGCCACTGAAGCGATCAACCTGGTCGCGTCGTCCTGGGGCGAGCCGAACATCAAGGCGGGCGACGAGATCGTCATCTCGATCATGGAGCACCACTCCAACATCGTGCCTTGGCACTTCCTCAGGGAGCGTCATGGCGCAGTGATCAAATGGGCGCCGGTCGATGACGAGGGCAACTTCCTGATCGACGAATTCGAAAAGCTGTTGACCGCGAAGACCAAGCTGGTCGCGATCACGCAGATGTCGAATGCGCTCGGCACCATCGTCCCGGTCAAGGACGTCGTAAAAATCGCGCATGCCCGCGGCATTCCGGTGCTGGTCGACGGCAGCCAGGGCGCGGTGCATCTGCCCGTCGACGTCCAGGACATCGGCTGCGATTTTTATGTCTTCACCGGGCACAAGGTTTACGGACCGACCGGCATCGGTGTGCTCTGGGCCAAGTACGATCACCTCGTCGCGATGCGTCCCTACAACGGCGGCGGCGAGATGATCCGCGAGGTCTCGCGCGAGATCGTCACCTACGGCGATCCCCCGCACAAATTCGAGGCCGGCACGCCGGCCATCGTCGAGGCCGTCGGCATCGGCGCCGCCATCGACTACGTCAATTCGATCGGCAAGGAGCGCATCGCCGCGCACGAGCACGATCTCGTCACCTATGCCCAGGGCCGCCTGCGCGAGATCAACTCGCTGCGCCTAATCGGCACCGCCCGTGGCAAGGGTCCGGTGATCTCGTTCGAGCTCAAGGGCGCGCACGCCCACGACGTCGCCACCGTGATCGACCGCCAGGGCATAGCGGTGCGCGCCGGCACCCATTGCGTGATGCCGCTTTTAGAGCGGTTCAACGTCACAGCCACATGCCGGGCGTCGTTCGGCATGTATAATACGCGGGAAGAAGTCGATCATCTGGCTCAGGCGCTGTTGAAGGCGCGGGATTTGTTCGCATGA
- a CDS encoding SUF system Fe-S cluster assembly protein encodes MSDTAEIKTNPMETRSALPPEETERLTTEIIAGLKTVFDPEIPADIYELGLIYKVEIKDDRSVDVQMTLTTPNCPAAGELPTMVENAVASVPGVGVVDVKVVWEPAWTPERMSDEARLVLNMW; translated from the coding sequence ATGAGTGACACCGCCGAAATCAAAACCAATCCGATGGAAACCCGGTCGGCGCTGCCGCCGGAAGAGACCGAGCGTCTCACCACCGAGATCATCGCCGGGCTGAAGACCGTGTTCGACCCGGAAATCCCGGCTGACATCTACGAGCTCGGCCTGATCTACAAGGTCGAGATCAAGGACGATCGTTCGGTCGACGTGCAGATGACGCTGACGACCCCGAACTGCCCGGCCGCCGGCGAGCTGCCGACCATGGTCGAGAACGCGGTCGCCAGCGTTCCCGGCGTCGGCGTGGTCGACGTCAAGGTGGTCTGGGAGCCGGCCTGGACGCCGGAACGCATGAGCGACGAGGCCCGCCTCGTGCTCAACATGTGGTGA